The Bacteroidota bacterium genome has a segment encoding these proteins:
- a CDS encoding ATP-binding cassette domain-containing protein: protein MTETILSIENLSKSYGRIRAVDKLNLEVNRGNIFGILGPNGSGKTTTLGIILSVLNPNSGRFTWFGKPNSKYDRFQIGAILESPVFYPYLSAVQNLKIYADIRNVSYDEIDRVLEIVELSQRKNSRFHTYSLGMKQRLAIAAALLGNPRVLILDEPTNGLDPQGIAEIRNLILRIANQGITIILASHLLDEVQKICTHVAVLDKGKNIFTGKVEDVMNASSQVEIRSSDMEQLGNILADINEISTFQREGISYIVRMKDGFDSGALNLVLFQKGLTLTHLAQQKKSLENHFLELLKNNDKTDKN from the coding sequence TTGACAGAAACCATACTTTCGATCGAAAACCTGTCGAAAAGTTACGGCAGGATAAGAGCAGTCGACAAACTGAATCTTGAGGTCAACCGGGGCAATATTTTCGGAATTCTTGGGCCTAACGGGAGCGGTAAGACAACAACATTGGGTATTATCCTTTCGGTGCTGAACCCCAACAGCGGCCGTTTCACCTGGTTTGGAAAACCTAATAGCAAGTACGACCGGTTCCAGATCGGAGCCATCCTGGAATCGCCTGTTTTTTACCCATACCTCTCCGCGGTTCAAAATTTAAAGATTTATGCTGATATCCGGAATGTTTCTTATGATGAAATAGACCGCGTGCTGGAGATAGTGGAATTATCGCAAAGAAAAAACAGCCGGTTCCACACGTATTCGCTGGGAATGAAACAAAGGCTTGCTATTGCTGCCGCCCTGCTGGGAAATCCCAGGGTACTGATCCTGGATGAACCCACCAACGGACTTGATCCGCAGGGTATCGCCGAGATCAGAAACCTGATCCTTCGTATTGCGAACCAAGGGATTACTATAATTCTGGCAAGCCACCTCCTGGATGAAGTGCAAAAGATCTGCACCCACGTTGCGGTACTAGACAAAGGCAAAAATATTTTTACCGGAAAAGTTGAGGATGTGATGAACGCATCTTCCCAGGTTGAGATCCGAAGTTCGGATATGGAACAGTTGGGGAATATCCTTGCAGATATCAATGAAATAAGCACTTTTCAGCGCGAAGGCATCAGCTATATTGTACGCATGAAAGATGGATTCGACAGTGGGGCTTTGAACCTTGTACTTTTTCAGAAAGGATTAACCCTTACCCACCTGGCACAGCAAAAGAAATCTCTTGAAAACCATTTCCTTGAACTCCTTAAGAACAATGATAAAACTGATAAAAATTGA
- a CDS encoding SAM-dependent methyltransferase gives MVLLKTKSSGILYLIPNVIANEDSNQVNTGIILPVLQKISVLFAEDLRNARRFIRSLDPGFNLERLVMHSIGKHADMIEISGVLSSLPEGSECGLISEAGMPCIADPGNIIVMEAHRIGMRVIPIQGPNSIILALAASGFSGQKFAFHGYLPVNRNERIQSIREIESNAYKLHQTQIFMETPFRNNTLLDDILKTCRNETILCIAANITASNEYIQTAPVREWKNKRPDLHKQPAIFLIYKNDDFF, from the coding sequence AAACAAAATCTTCCGGCATTCTTTACCTGATACCGAATGTTATTGCTAATGAAGATTCGAACCAGGTAAACACCGGGATAATCCTGCCGGTATTGCAAAAGATCAGTGTGCTTTTCGCGGAAGACCTCCGCAATGCCAGACGATTTATCCGCAGCCTGGACCCCGGTTTTAATCTCGAACGGCTGGTCATGCATTCCATTGGGAAGCACGCAGATATGATTGAAATATCCGGAGTATTGTCATCCCTTCCTGAAGGATCAGAATGCGGATTGATCTCCGAGGCCGGAATGCCCTGTATCGCAGATCCCGGAAATATTATTGTCATGGAAGCTCACAGGATAGGCATGCGGGTGATTCCTATCCAGGGCCCCAACTCCATCATCCTGGCTCTGGCTGCCAGCGGGTTTTCCGGTCAGAAATTTGCGTTTCACGGGTATTTGCCGGTCAACCGTAACGAACGCATCCAAAGCATACGTGAAATAGAAAGCAATGCATACAAACTGCATCAAACACAAATTTTCATGGAAACACCTTTCAGAAACAATACTCTACTGGATGATATCCTGAAAACATGCCGTAATGAAACAATTCTATGCATAGCCGCCAACATCACAGCAAGCAATGAATATATTCAAACGGCTCCGGTCAGGGAATGGAAAAACAAACGTCCCGATCTGCACAAACAACCGGCTATTTTCCTGATATATAAAAATGATGATTTTTTTTAA
- a CDS encoding ABC transporter permease, translated as MIKLIKIELKKAFPSRTFWILAGLYLLVVGTVLLGVQSFLDNVLSKAGSKSPIPIPEIGVYEFPVIWHNLTFLAGFFKIVLGVIVIIMITNEFSYKTIRQNIIAGFSRLDFLKSKVGLILVLSLYAALVVFLTGTILGFIYTQELTISSFFNKSVFIAAFALEVFSYLCFAFMIGFLVKRSGIAIGLLLLYSFVIEPIINYKLPTEVADFMPLRSINNLIDIPNTALMRLFGVEFQDYISVYDVLLVIAYTIIFLGITYYVLRRRDL; from the coding sequence ATGATAAAACTGATAAAAATTGAGCTGAAAAAAGCGTTTCCAAGCAGGACATTTTGGATACTTGCAGGATTGTACCTTCTGGTTGTTGGGACTGTATTGCTCGGAGTTCAGAGTTTTCTTGATAATGTTCTCTCTAAAGCCGGAAGTAAAAGCCCTATTCCCATTCCGGAAATAGGAGTCTACGAATTCCCGGTCATTTGGCATAATCTTACCTTTCTGGCAGGTTTTTTCAAGATCGTATTGGGAGTAATTGTGATCATCATGATTACCAATGAGTTTTCTTACAAAACCATACGACAAAACATTATAGCAGGATTCAGCCGGTTGGATTTTCTGAAATCCAAGGTAGGTCTTATTCTGGTTTTATCACTGTATGCAGCCCTGGTGGTTTTCCTGACAGGTACTATACTGGGGTTCATATACACCCAGGAACTTACGATCAGCTCGTTTTTCAATAAATCCGTTTTCATTGCTGCTTTTGCGCTGGAAGTTTTCAGCTATTTATGTTTTGCGTTTATGATCGGTTTCCTGGTAAAAAGATCCGGTATTGCCATCGGATTGCTTTTGTTATATAGCTTTGTGATTGAGCCCATTATCAATTACAAACTCCCGACGGAAGTGGCCGATTTCATGCCCCTGCGCTCCATCAACAATCTTATCGACATACCGAATACAGCCCTCATGAGGCTTTTTGGCGTAGAATTTCAGGATTATATTTCCGTTTATGATGTGTTACTGGTTATTGCTTATACCATTATTTTCCTGGGAATAACTTATTATGTGCTCAGAAGAAGAGACCTCTGA